From a single Kitasatospora sp. NBC_00458 genomic region:
- the lspA gene encoding signal peptidase II has translation MISTQGSPQTRDESVPTPAEAVAVTVTEPGATGGPATGSTAVGVAAVGPAPAGATALGGAEPDRDAPKGRRRIGVLLVVALLAFLIDFGSKLLVVARLENHAAIKVIGDVVTFQVIRNSGAAFGMGQALTVVFTMIASAVIVVIWRIARRLYSLPWAIALGLLLGGALGNLTDRLFRSPGVFRGHVVDFISVQHFAVFNLADSAIVCGGILVVLLSFRGSNPDGTVHQQAEKGSKGDPAE, from the coding sequence ATCATCAGTACGCAAGGTTCCCCCCAGACGCGGGACGAGTCCGTCCCGACGCCCGCCGAAGCCGTGGCGGTGACCGTGACCGAGCCCGGCGCGACCGGCGGCCCCGCCACCGGTTCCACGGCGGTCGGCGTCGCCGCGGTCGGCCCCGCCCCGGCGGGTGCCACCGCCCTGGGCGGCGCGGAACCGGATCGGGACGCGCCGAAGGGGCGCCGGCGGATCGGCGTGCTGCTGGTGGTCGCGCTGCTCGCCTTCCTGATCGACTTCGGCAGCAAGCTGCTGGTCGTGGCCCGGCTGGAGAACCACGCGGCGATCAAGGTGATCGGTGACGTGGTGACCTTCCAGGTGATCCGCAACTCCGGCGCCGCCTTCGGCATGGGGCAGGCGCTCACCGTCGTCTTCACCATGATCGCCTCGGCCGTCATCGTGGTGATCTGGCGGATCGCCCGCCGGCTGTACAGCCTGCCCTGGGCGATCGCGCTCGGGCTGCTGCTCGGCGGGGCGCTCGGCAACCTCACCGACCGGTTGTTCCGCTCGCCCGGCGTCTTCCGCGGGCACGTGGTGGACTTCATCTCCGTCCAGCACTTCGCGGTCTTCAACCTCGCCGACTCGGCGATCGTCTGCGGCGGCATCCTGGTCGTCCTGCTCTCCTTCCGGGGCAGCAACCCCGACGGCACCGTCCACCAGCAGGCGGAGAAGGGGAGCAAGGGGGACCCGGCCGAGTAG
- a CDS encoding TraR/DksA family transcriptional regulator has protein sequence MTTTARRKNTTETALVAPGRTRTPAQNGAVRAGGGAESVDPAELPVRPGEDPWTSEEVHELHAELISELERLQHEIDAAEAAITGLMRDSNDGAGDDQVDAGTKNISRESELALANNARDSLAQTEHALVRLEGVGFGTCESCGQAIGKARMQAFPRATLCVQCKAKQERR, from the coding sequence GTGACCACTACCGCACGGCGAAAGAACACCACCGAAACCGCTCTCGTGGCCCCCGGCCGCACCCGCACCCCGGCCCAGAACGGGGCCGTCCGGGCCGGCGGCGGCGCCGAGTCGGTCGATCCGGCGGAGCTGCCGGTGCGCCCCGGCGAGGACCCGTGGACCTCGGAGGAGGTGCACGAGCTGCACGCCGAGCTGATCAGCGAGCTGGAGCGGCTGCAGCACGAGATCGACGCGGCCGAGGCCGCCATCACCGGCCTGATGCGCGACTCCAACGACGGCGCCGGCGACGACCAGGTGGACGCCGGCACGAAGAACATCTCCCGGGAGAGCGAGCTCGCGCTGGCCAACAACGCCCGGGACAGCCTCGCCCAGACCGAGCACGCGCTGGTCCGACTGGAGGGCGTCGGCTTCGGGACCTGCGAGTCCTGCGGCCAGGCCATCGGCAAGGCGAGGATGCAGGCCTTCCCGCGGGCGACGCTCTGCGTCCAGTGCAAGGCCAAGCAGGAACGCCGCTGA
- the ileS gene encoding isoleucine--tRNA ligase, with protein sequence MSTYNSVPAQVDLPALEHRILSFWQDNKVFQRSLEQSEGRPEWVFYEGPPTANGMPGAHHIEARVFKDVFPRYRTMKGYHVARKAGWDCHGLPVELAVEKELGFSGKQDIEAYGIAEFNAKCRESVTRHTDAFTELTTRMGYWVDLDQAYRTMDPSYVQSVWWSLKQIFDKGLLVQDHRVAPWCPRCGTGLSDHELAQGYETVVDPSVFVRFPLTSGPLAGRAALLVWTTTPWTLVSNTAAAVHPEVTYVVATDGTEQLVVAEPLLAKALGEGWEPTGESFTGAEMERWAYRRPFDLVEIEDAHYVLNADYVTTEDGTGIVHQSPAFGADDLATCRRYGLPVVNPVLADGTFAPEVPLVGGQFFKKADEALVADLKERGLLFRHLPYEHSYPHCWRCHTALLYYAQPSWYIRTTAVKDALVRENEATNWYPENVKHGRFGDWLNNNIDWALSRNRYWGTPLPIWRCEEGHLTCVGSLAELSELTGTDQSGLDPHRPYIDEVTFACRDCGGTSTRVPEVIDAWYDSGSMPFAQYGYPYQNKELFEQRYPAQFISEAIDQTRGWFYTLMAVGTLVFDKSAYENVVCLGHILAEDGRKMSKHLGNILQPIPLMDQHGADAVRWFMAAGGSPWSARRVGHGTIQEVVRKTLLTYWNTVAFQALYARTSGWAPSASDPAPADRPQLDRWVLSELNTLVREVDAAFQAYDTQRAGKLLSGFVDDLSNWYVRRGRRRFWQGDAAALATLHEALETVTRLMAPLTPFITEQVWQDLVVPVVPDAPASVHLATWPEADESLVDADLSRHMALVRRLVELGRATRAESGVKTRQPLSRALVAAQGWEELPADLRAQIAEELNVATLESLAGVGGSLVDTTAKANFRALGKRFGKGVQDVAKAVAAADAAVLAAELRAGGTTSVELNGETVALSPDEVIITETPREGWAVANESGATVALDLAITPELKRLGIARDAIRQIQEARKNSGLDVADRIVLRWRATDDETAEAIAEHGALVAEEVLATDFAAGAADWQSDSFSDDSLGLVFQLRKA encoded by the coding sequence ATGAGTACCTACAATTCCGTCCCCGCCCAGGTCGACCTGCCCGCCCTCGAACACCGGATCCTGTCCTTCTGGCAGGACAACAAGGTCTTCCAGCGCAGCCTGGAGCAGTCCGAGGGCCGCCCCGAGTGGGTCTTCTACGAGGGCCCGCCCACCGCCAACGGCATGCCCGGGGCCCACCACATCGAGGCCCGCGTCTTCAAGGACGTCTTCCCCCGCTACCGGACGATGAAGGGCTACCACGTCGCCCGCAAGGCCGGCTGGGACTGTCACGGCCTCCCGGTCGAGCTGGCCGTCGAGAAGGAGCTGGGCTTCTCCGGCAAGCAGGACATCGAGGCGTACGGGATCGCCGAGTTCAACGCGAAGTGCCGCGAGTCGGTGACCCGCCACACCGACGCCTTCACCGAGCTCACCACCCGCATGGGCTACTGGGTCGACCTGGACCAGGCCTACCGCACCATGGACCCGTCCTACGTGCAGTCCGTCTGGTGGTCGCTCAAGCAGATCTTCGACAAGGGCCTGCTGGTCCAGGACCACCGGGTCGCCCCCTGGTGCCCGCGCTGCGGCACCGGCCTCTCCGACCACGAGCTGGCACAGGGCTACGAGACCGTCGTCGACCCCTCGGTCTTCGTCCGCTTCCCGCTGACCAGCGGCCCGCTGGCCGGCCGCGCCGCCCTGCTGGTCTGGACCACCACCCCGTGGACCCTGGTCTCCAACACCGCCGCCGCCGTCCACCCCGAGGTCACCTACGTGGTGGCCACCGACGGCACCGAGCAGTTGGTGGTCGCCGAGCCGCTGCTGGCCAAGGCCCTCGGCGAGGGTTGGGAGCCGACCGGCGAGTCCTTCACCGGCGCCGAGATGGAGCGCTGGGCCTACCGCCGCCCGTTCGACCTGGTCGAGATCGAGGACGCGCACTACGTCCTCAACGCCGACTACGTCACCACCGAGGACGGCACCGGCATCGTCCACCAGTCGCCCGCCTTCGGCGCGGACGACCTCGCCACCTGCCGCCGCTACGGCCTGCCGGTGGTCAACCCGGTGCTGGCCGACGGCACCTTCGCCCCCGAGGTCCCCCTGGTGGGCGGCCAGTTCTTCAAGAAGGCCGACGAGGCGCTGGTCGCCGATCTGAAGGAGCGCGGCCTCCTCTTCCGCCACCTCCCGTACGAGCACAGCTACCCGCACTGCTGGCGCTGCCACACCGCGCTGCTCTACTACGCGCAGCCGTCCTGGTACATCCGGACCACCGCCGTCAAGGACGCCCTGGTCCGCGAGAACGAGGCCACCAACTGGTACCCGGAGAACGTGAAGCACGGCCGCTTCGGCGACTGGCTGAACAACAACATCGACTGGGCGCTCAGCCGCAACCGCTACTGGGGCACCCCGCTGCCGATCTGGCGCTGCGAGGAGGGCCACCTCACCTGCGTCGGCTCGCTGGCCGAGCTCTCCGAGCTGACCGGCACCGACCAGAGCGGCCTCGACCCGCACCGCCCGTACATCGACGAGGTCACCTTCGCCTGCCGTGACTGCGGCGGCACCTCGACCCGGGTGCCCGAGGTGATCGACGCCTGGTACGACTCGGGCTCGATGCCGTTCGCCCAGTACGGGTACCCGTACCAGAACAAGGAGCTGTTCGAGCAGCGCTACCCGGCGCAGTTCATCTCCGAGGCGATCGACCAGACCCGCGGCTGGTTCTACACGCTGATGGCGGTCGGCACCCTGGTGTTCGACAAGAGCGCGTACGAGAACGTCGTCTGCCTGGGCCACATCCTGGCCGAGGACGGCCGCAAGATGTCCAAGCACCTGGGCAACATCCTGCAGCCGATCCCGCTGATGGACCAGCACGGCGCCGACGCCGTCCGCTGGTTCATGGCCGCCGGCGGCTCGCCCTGGTCGGCCCGCCGGGTCGGCCACGGCACCATCCAGGAGGTGGTCCGCAAGACCCTCCTCACCTACTGGAACACCGTCGCCTTCCAGGCCCTGTACGCCCGCACCTCCGGCTGGGCCCCGTCCGCGAGCGACCCGGCCCCGGCCGACCGCCCGCAGCTGGACCGCTGGGTGCTCTCCGAGCTCAACACCCTGGTCCGGGAGGTCGACGCGGCCTTCCAGGCGTACGACACCCAGCGCGCCGGCAAGCTGCTCTCCGGCTTCGTCGACGACCTCTCCAACTGGTACGTGCGCCGCGGGCGCCGCCGCTTCTGGCAGGGCGACGCCGCCGCGCTCGCCACCCTGCACGAGGCGCTGGAGACGGTCACCCGCCTGATGGCCCCGCTCACCCCGTTCATCACCGAGCAGGTCTGGCAGGACCTGGTGGTCCCGGTCGTCCCGGACGCCCCGGCCTCGGTCCACCTGGCCACCTGGCCGGAGGCGGACGAGTCGCTGGTCGACGCCGACCTGTCCCGCCACATGGCGCTGGTCCGCCGCCTGGTGGAGCTGGGCCGGGCGACCCGCGCCGAGTCCGGCGTGAAGACCCGTCAGCCGCTCTCCCGCGCGCTGGTCGCCGCCCAGGGCTGGGAGGAGCTGCCCGCCGACCTGCGGGCGCAGATCGCGGAGGAGCTCAACGTCGCGACCCTGGAGTCGCTGGCCGGGGTCGGGGGTTCGCTGGTCGACACCACCGCCAAGGCCAACTTCCGCGCGCTGGGCAAGCGCTTCGGCAAGGGCGTGCAGGACGTCGCCAAGGCGGTCGCCGCCGCCGACGCCGCCGTGCTCGCCGCCGAGCTGCGCGCCGGGGGCACCACCTCGGTCGAGCTGAACGGCGAGACCGTCGCGCTCTCCCCCGACGAGGTGATCATCACCGAGACGCCGCGGGAGGGCTGGGCCGTCGCCAACGAGTCCGGCGCCACCGTCGCCCTCGACCTGGCGATCACCCCCGAGCTGAAGCGCCTCGGCATCGCCCGTGACGCGATCCGCCAGATCCAGGAGGCCCGCAAGAACTCCGGTCTGGACGTCGCCGACCGGATCGTCCTGCGCTGGCGCGCCACCGACGACGAGACCGCCGAGGCGATCGCCGAGCACGGCGCCCTCGTCGCCGAGGAGGTCCTCGCCACCGACTTCGCCGCCGGCGCCGCCGACTGGCAGTCGGACTCCTTCTCGGACGACTCGCTCGGCCTCGTCTTCCAGCTCCGGAAGGCCTGA
- a CDS encoding DivIVA domain-containing protein gives MPLTPEDVRNKQFTTVRLREGYDEDEVDAFLDEVEAELTRLLRENEDLRAKLAAATRAAAQNQANMRKEPPQDARSGAPVPAAISGPPVPGQQGGPGGPQQMGGPGGQQQQMGGPQQQQMGNQPLGLPSGAPQLPSGQGGPMGPGGPQQQQQMGQTMGGQQQLVQPMGGQMLQPMGGPGGPQGMGNPMGQGMGQQQMQQMGGPMGGPQQMGGPMGAPMQQQQSPGGDSAARVLALAQQTADQAISEARSEANKIVGEARSRAEGLERDARAKADALERDAQEKHRVAMGSLESARATLERKVEDLRAFEREYRTRLKSYLETQLRQLESQADDSLAPPRIPATASLPPAASSMAPAGAGAMSPSPSFGGSQPSFGGNQPSFGGQGSFGGNSGAPSFGGQASGGNSGAPQMQPAGMTQPMAAVRPQPPQPMQQAPAPMRGFLIDEDGDN, from the coding sequence ATGCCATTGACCCCCGAGGACGTTCGGAACAAGCAGTTCACGACCGTCCGCCTGCGCGAAGGCTATGACGAGGACGAGGTCGATGCCTTCCTCGACGAGGTCGAGGCGGAGCTGACCCGACTTCTCCGCGAGAACGAGGACCTGCGCGCCAAGCTGGCCGCCGCGACCCGTGCCGCCGCGCAGAACCAGGCCAACATGCGCAAGGAGCCGCCGCAGGACGCGCGCTCCGGCGCCCCGGTGCCGGCCGCCATATCCGGCCCGCCGGTCCCCGGCCAGCAGGGCGGCCCCGGCGGCCCGCAGCAGATGGGTGGCCCCGGCGGTCAGCAGCAGCAGATGGGTGGCCCGCAGCAGCAGCAGATGGGCAACCAGCCGCTCGGCCTGCCGTCCGGTGCCCCGCAGCTCCCCTCCGGCCAGGGCGGCCCGATGGGCCCCGGCGGCCCGCAGCAGCAGCAGCAGATGGGCCAGACCATGGGCGGCCAGCAGCAGCTGGTCCAGCCGATGGGCGGTCAGATGCTCCAGCCGATGGGCGGCCCCGGCGGCCCGCAGGGCATGGGCAACCCCATGGGCCAGGGCATGGGCCAGCAGCAGATGCAGCAGATGGGCGGCCCCATGGGCGGCCCGCAGCAGATGGGCGGCCCGATGGGCGCCCCGATGCAGCAGCAGCAGAGCCCCGGTGGCGACAGCGCCGCCCGTGTTCTGGCGCTCGCCCAGCAGACCGCCGACCAGGCGATCTCGGAGGCCCGTTCCGAGGCCAACAAGATCGTCGGCGAGGCGCGCAGCCGGGCCGAGGGCCTGGAGCGGGACGCCCGCGCCAAGGCCGACGCGCTGGAGCGGGACGCGCAGGAGAAGCACCGCGTCGCGATGGGCTCGCTGGAGTCCGCCCGTGCCACGCTGGAGCGCAAGGTCGAGGACCTGCGGGCGTTCGAGCGTGAGTACCGCACGCGTCTGAAGTCGTACCTGGAGACCCAGCTGCGCCAGCTGGAGTCCCAGGCGGACGACTCGCTCGCTCCGCCGCGGATCCCGGCCACCGCGTCGCTGCCGCCGGCCGCGTCGTCGATGGCCCCGGCCGGTGCGGGTGCGATGAGCCCGTCGCCGAGCTTCGGTGGCAGCCAGCCGTCCTTCGGCGGGAACCAGCCCTCCTTCGGCGGGCAGGGCTCGTTCGGCGGGAACTCCGGCGCGCCGAGCTTCGGCGGGCAGGCCTCGGGCGGCAACTCGGGTGCCCCGCAGATGCAGCCGGCCGGGATGACCCAGCCGATGGCGGCCGTCCGTCCGCAGCCTCCGCAGCCGATGCAGCAGGCGCCGGCGCCGATGCGCGGGTTCCTGATCGACGAGGACGGCGACAACTAG
- a CDS encoding YggT family protein yields MEIVWAVLYYALTVFLVFLLVRLVMDWVFQFARSWRPGKAMVLVLEATYTVTDPPLKLLRRFIPPLRLGGVALDLSFFVLMIIVYVLISLVRP; encoded by the coding sequence ATGGAGATCGTGTGGGCGGTGCTCTATTACGCACTGACCGTCTTCCTGGTGTTCCTGCTCGTGCGGCTGGTGATGGACTGGGTCTTCCAGTTCGCGCGTTCGTGGCGGCCCGGCAAGGCCATGGTCCTGGTCCTGGAGGCCACGTACACTGTCACGGATCCGCCGCTCAAGCTTCTGCGGCGGTTCATTCCGCCGCTGCGTCTCGGGGGCGTGGCGCTCGACCTGTCCTTCTTCGTACTGATGATCATTGTGTATGTCCTGATCTCGCTTGTGCGGCCCTAG
- a CDS encoding cell division protein SepF, translated as MAGAMRKMAVYLGLVEDETYDGQGYDPDDDYDADPEPIRTGRTEDIPRPAAATPAPVPSIAPQPVPAAVPIRQETPRMAPVSSITPERRHNLEKSAPVIMPKVVNEREPYRITTLHPRTYNEARTIGEQFRGGTPVIMNLTEMDDTDAKRLVDFAAGLVFGLHGSIERVTQKVFLLSPANVDVTAEDKARIAEGGFFNQS; from the coding sequence ATGGCCGGCGCAATGCGCAAGATGGCGGTCTACCTCGGCCTCGTGGAGGACGAGACGTACGACGGTCAGGGGTACGACCCCGACGACGACTACGACGCGGACCCCGAGCCGATTCGGACCGGACGGACCGAGGACATCCCGCGGCCGGCCGCCGCGACCCCCGCTCCGGTCCCCTCGATCGCGCCGCAGCCGGTGCCGGCCGCGGTCCCGATCCGCCAGGAGACTCCGAGGATGGCCCCAGTGTCGTCCATCACACCCGAACGCCGCCACAACCTGGAGAAGAGCGCCCCGGTGATCATGCCCAAGGTAGTGAACGAACGAGAGCCCTACCGCATCACCACGCTGCACCCGAGGACCTACAACGAGGCCCGTACCATCGGGGAACAGTTCCGTGGCGGCACCCCTGTGATCATGAATCTCACCGAGATGGACGACACCGATGCCAAGCGGCTCGTAGACTTCGCCGCTGGACTCGTCTTCGGTCTGCACGGCAGTATCGAGCGCGTGACGCAGAAGGTGTTCCTCCTGTCTCCTGCTAACGTCGATGTCACGGCGGAGGACAAGGCTCGGATCGCCGAGGGTGGGTTCTTCAACCAGAGCTGA
- a CDS encoding YggS family pyridoxal phosphate-dependent enzyme: protein MTNDIYGPFPGSTAGFPDASWSAALTEGQRARYEQLGTNLEVVERRIADACAAAGRARGEVRLIVVTKTYPAEDTALLAGLGVTDVAENRDQDAAPKAEQCRNLPLDWHFVGQLQTNKVRSVVRYANHVHSVDRLRLVESLGAAVLKGDRPELGCLVQVALDKEDGEGGHRAGVAPADVPAMADAIADTPGLRLDGVMTVAPLAGPLAGDPARAFDRLAEIASAVRTAHPAATMVSAGMSGDLEQAIAAGATHVRVGTAVLGVRSPLR, encoded by the coding sequence ATGACGAACGACATCTACGGACCGTTCCCGGGAAGCACCGCCGGTTTCCCCGACGCGAGCTGGTCGGCGGCGCTGACGGAGGGGCAACGCGCCCGGTACGAACAGCTGGGGACCAACCTGGAGGTCGTCGAGCGGCGGATCGCCGACGCCTGCGCCGCGGCCGGACGGGCCCGCGGGGAGGTCCGGCTGATCGTGGTCACCAAGACCTACCCGGCCGAGGACACCGCACTGCTGGCCGGACTGGGCGTCACCGACGTCGCCGAGAACCGCGACCAGGACGCGGCGCCCAAGGCGGAGCAGTGCAGAAACCTTCCACTCGACTGGCACTTCGTCGGCCAGCTCCAGACCAACAAGGTCCGCTCGGTCGTCCGGTACGCGAACCACGTGCACTCGGTGGACCGGCTCAGGCTGGTGGAGTCGCTGGGTGCGGCGGTGCTCAAGGGGGACCGGCCCGAGCTGGGCTGCCTGGTGCAGGTCGCCCTGGACAAGGAGGACGGCGAGGGCGGGCACCGCGCCGGGGTCGCCCCGGCGGACGTCCCGGCGATGGCGGACGCCATCGCCGACACGCCCGGCCTGCGGCTGGACGGTGTGATGACGGTCGCCCCGCTCGCCGGACCGCTGGCCGGGGACCCGGCCCGCGCCTTCGATCGGCTGGCGGAAATCGCAAGCGCCGTACGGACGGCCCATCCTGCTGCCACCATGGTCTCCGCAGGGATGAGCGGCGATCTGGAGCAGGCCATTGCCGCCGGAGCGACACACGTGCGCGTCGGAACGGCGGTACTCGGAGTGCGGTCACCCCTCAGGTAA